In a genomic window of Streptomyces sp. NBC_00525:
- a CDS encoding rhodanese-like domain-containing protein, with amino-acid sequence MPLFSRNATRNTTRNTGWDTGRDKKRVTVEEAHRRTHGPDAPAVLLDVRERNEWDAGRAPGAVHAPLSGLAAGAPLPRAVRGRPLVVICRSGNRSQRAVALLGARGADAVDVKGGMKRWAAAGHPVVAAAGREGCVA; translated from the coding sequence CTGCCCCTGTTCTCCCGAAACGCGACCCGGAACACGACCCGGAACACCGGCTGGGACACCGGCCGGGACAAGAAACGCGTCACCGTCGAGGAGGCCCACCGCCGCACCCACGGCCCCGACGCCCCGGCCGTACTCCTGGATGTCCGTGAGCGGAACGAGTGGGACGCCGGGCGGGCCCCCGGCGCCGTGCACGCGCCGCTGTCCGGCCTGGCCGCCGGGGCGCCCCTGCCCCGAGCCGTCCGGGGGCGGCCGCTGGTGGTCATATGCCGCAGCGGGAACCGCTCGCAACGGGCCGTCGCGCTCCTCGGCGCACGGGGCGCGGACGCGGTGGACGTCAAGGGCGGCATGAAGCGGTGGGCCGCCGCCGGACACCCGGTCGTCGCCGCGGCCGGACGTGAGGGCTGTGTGGCATGA